gTTCGTCAGAATCCTGTGGGACTGTGTTTTATAACGCGCTGCACTGTCCATGTATCCTAATTataaataaactacaaacaaCATGATGGCGTCGAGCTACAACGCGAAAGAAGAAGACGGACAGCTCTCTGGTGCCGCGGGGTCCGGCGGCGTAGGGGCTGGGAAGAGCAAGAAGCCGGACAACACCGCGTTCAAGCAGCAGAGACTGCCCGCCTGGCAGCCCATTCTCACCGCAGGCACCGTCCTGCCTGCCTTCTTTGTGATCGGTCTGATATTCATTCCTATCGGAATCGGCCTCTTCGTAACTTCCAATAACATCAAGGAATTTGAGGTACCGTACACAGAACCTTCATTAGCGCGTTTAGATGAATTCTAGGAGAAAGTATGAAGTGGTTGCTTTTCATAGTGAACCCGAACTACGTATTTACaacctgttgttgttttttcattttatttttagtgaacTATGTTTGTGTGTCTGACAGTCtgcaaaaataatattcaaatattgCACTGTAAAAATTACAATAACACTAGCCGTTTTTACAGCGAGAAACAcacatttattatattatttatttttgattctgTATCAACGGTGTTGTTATGCGGTGTATCAAAGGATTCAACATCCGCAATGCAGACATACAGTGAATTGCTCATACTGTAACCGTGGTCCACAAATACATAAACCCATTGCTATAGCAGAGTTCAGTATGGTATTGAACGTTTTGCAAGTTAGGTTACACGCGATGAATCATTTGTGCATTTCTAGGGAAACTCACTGTTTTTAgtatttaaagaaaagaaagcGATAAATCTTACATCATTGGCCACAAAATACTGAAAATGTAGTGCTTTGGAAATGTTTACATATTGCAAATTCACTCTCCAATGTATCAACAGTCAAAGTTGGGTTATAGTGGGAGTCATTAGGGATACAGCTGTGTTTCATACATACAGTAGAGTAGACCATACACCATGCAAGCTAACCGCTATTAGaaacgtttttattttagtttgtataATCCATTTGGATTGTAGTTTACAGATGTACTTGCACTATTGAAATGTGCCTGTCTTGGCCCTGAAGGCTAccaaatgaatacatttatgtAATCTAAACAAAACGAGATTACAGCAGtcaatctgtttttataaatgcattgtaCTGTCATTTAATTGTGTGATCTCTGTGTTTTCCATGTTACAGATTGATTATACTGGTATTGACCCAGCCAGTGAGTGCTACAACTGCTCTCAGACATTGACCTGGAACAGCACGAAGCCCTGTATATGTAAAGTCCCCTTCACACTGGAGCAGTCATTTGAGGTAACACCTCCATCCAGAGCAAGACTTAGAGCTACTTACTGTAGCATGGACGTGAATTATTGTTATCTTAAGTAATGTATTCTTCTTAAATTTTCGTTTGAGTTGCAAAGGGAGGCTGGTTAATGGCTCCACTCTGGTGCTCCAGCTTCGTTGGAGTGTAGACATGATTCTTGAGAGCTTTAACAGTTTTAGATTTAGAATTCACttcaaaacaaactgaaatgttGCCATTTTGCTTCGATTGGTTTCAGACCAGAACATTTCAAACGAACTTCAGTTCGCCTCCAAGTGAATGCAAGTTTGCTTTACTGGGTTCTTCACTACTGTAATCGTGCCAGAGTTAGTTTGCGTTCCACTGCAATTTTTGCAAGTGAACCTGATCGTCTGGATATGTGCTGTCAGACGGCTGTTCAATATAGTgaaggtatatactgtatataataaatcaCTGTTCAGTACAgtgaaggttattattattattattattattattattattatttattattatttattatcagacacccttatccagggcgaattacaattgttacaagatatcacattatttttccatacagttacatcattttttacacattatttttacatacaattacctatttatacagttgggtttttactggagcaatctaggtaaagtaccttgctcaagggtacagcaacagtgtcccccacctgggactgaacccatgaccttccggtcaagagtccagagccctaaccactactccacactgctgccctatatactgtatataataaactGCTGTTCAATGCAGTGaaggtatacactgtatataataaaCAAAGGTGTGTCAGACCCAGCCTCGCTGTACTAGCtgtcaatgagagagagagattgagagatttGTATATgtaacatgtaaaaataataatacaatatatataaaatatgtagaaagactacacacatacacattttacACCGGCACCGGCTCTGTGGGTGCtggaaaacttcaagccctatttATATAGCACAAAATCCACGTGCATATTCAATTATTTCAGTTAATTCCTGACTCAGTAAAACCATTAAGGCGTTGTATGTGTACAGTCTTTGTacgtattttattattgttgttagaTGTTCCGTATATAAATGGCTTTGGTTTCTGCATGACACACTTTTGTCTGAAACGTCTCCTCATATGAAAAACGGTATATTTATACCTACTTTCTTTTAATAACTTAGCTCATGTCCCGTGgctaaaatataataaaacagaacaaaaaacactTGAGTATTTGGACTGGGGGTTATGCATTACGTTTGGTTTTTGCTGCGTTGTGAATTCAAATACGGTTGGTTTTGCACTGCCTGACTTTGAGGGGGAAATGAATTAGAGTCCCCCTCAATCAAGCCAAGACAACCTTTTCAAGTGAATCCTTGTCCCCTTATTTGGTGCGCACTGTGATGCGAAACAAATATTTGAACCAACATTGGGTGTTAACTGAACTCTAGTGGGAATTAATTTCTCCAAATGAACTAGGTATGAAAGGGCTCTTCAGAACTCCACAGgctagaaagtaaaacaaaacaaaaaaagatctaTTTCATACCTGTACTCATTTGCTGTTAAAGGCTGTACCCTACGTTTATGGGGATATTCTAAAGTTGACTGCTTTAGCAGCAAATGTATTGATCATATAGGCTAAATGTACCTGTCTTTGGAAACTGAGACATTTCAGCAATTCTATGTGATTTTGTTATGGATAGCTTTTAAGTGATTTGGCTAAGTTACTATAAATAGGATGGATGGGAGGTTAAGTAAATATAATGATAGTGattagatttaatttttttataatgtaCATATTGGAACTGCCTGTCATGTATTAAGCACATAGTGAAAAAATCATAAGTAAACCATAATTCTGTACTGTAATGACGTAGATACATATCTCAGGTGTTAACATTAAACTGGTACCTCACCAACGAATCTATCATTAAACTTGGTGCTATCTCTCAATGTGTGTTTGAGTAGTTGACAGGACCTGTatggtccactggttaaagaaatgggcttgtaaccaggaggtccccggttcaaatcccacctcagccactgagccctgagcaagtcacttaacctccttgtgctccgtctttcgggtgagacgtaattgtatgtgactctgcagctgatgcatagttcacacaccctagtctctgtaagtggccttggataaaggcgtctgctaaataaataaataaacatcatttcatttaatgtttttttttctttttttgcagtgtTTGCATAACATTTCACTTCACAGTGTCCTCTTTGTATGGTAATTAGTTATGTTATCAGTTGAATCTCATTTCACCTatctgttcttttatttatttcatgcttTCAGCATATCTTTTCTGTTACTCTCTTTAGGAGATTTGTGTTATTGAAGAACATTTTTACTGTAGTTTTCAGGCATAAAATGAATGACTTTGCTTGacaaaggtgttttgttttttttgtttagagcGATGTTTTCATGTATTATGGGCTGTCCAATTTCTACCAGAACCACCGTCGTTACGTCAAATCTAGAGATGACAGCCAGCTGAATGGAGACACGTCCTCCTTAACTGTAAGTGGTGCTGCATTATACTTCTGTTCTCCAACAGAGACCAACTTATACAGCTTTGGAAAATACATTTCAGCTGATTTTGCCATGTGTTACAAACTCCCTTATTACAGTAAGTTTgccctcataaaaaaaaaaaaaaaatctttatatttATAGAAGTTTCGAAAGTTCTATTCAGTACTGAAATGTACATATCATGGGGTACTGAGATGTATGTAAGATGTTTTGGTCAAAAATCAGACTTAAACTATCTGTTCTCTTTAGTAATGGAATTGTTCTGTTTTAGAatgttgtacttttttgtttgttctcaGTGGTTGCTGGTGGATTAAAGTGCACCTGAACTGTGTTCAAGTTAGCAGTGAATCATTTGTGTGAACATTGTCGTTTGTATAATATCTCTAGTTTCTACTGTTCTTGGACTCTGCTAAAACCTCCAGAGGAATGTTTCACATTTCTGTTGATTTCCTTACACTCTGAGGACCATCAGGCAGGTGATAGCCAAAACGAGTTTACCTGTGGTGTAGGTAAATGTACACACCACATTGTGAGTTAAAgctttttaaacagtaaaaacccaattccATAGAATTATTACACTTTAAAGATATTTAAATgccctttgttttttttcagagctCAACTGACGGCTCTTTTAAACTTTTCCTTTTCCAAGAAACAGACATGTATATTTTAAGTTgcaaattttaaacaaaaacgttttttaaataaaacttaagGCCGTCTTATGAAAGAGTGTGTTAGGAATTTTGTTAAACTTGCATTGggttttgaacatttaaaaagCTTTTCACAATGAGATACTGTACTACAGTAGTTTGTGTATATCTCGTCAACAAAGTGCTGAATGGACTGTCTATCGCAAGACACTTGATTTCTGAAGGGTGTCTTGCTTTGGGCAATCAACAGAAATGTGTTGCAGAGGGGAACTACCCCCTGCAGCAGTAAAGCCCTTTTCAGGTTGTAAAACTTCCATTCAATCAGGAATGCTTAGGCTTGAGGTGATCTGTTTACATGTTTGTCTTTTTACAGAGCCCAAGCAAGGAATGTGAGCCATACCGCACCAGTGATAACAAACCCATAGCCCCCTGTGGAGCCATTGCTAACAGCCTGTTCAACGGTAAGAATCCTATTAGATTCACACACGTTTACAAAGGTTAGTCGGGGTCAAAATTAAATAAGAACGCATTCCTAAATTAGATTTTTGGCTCATTACATATGTCTTCCCTCCTAAGAGTGGAGAAGCACATCATACCTATTCAAGGTCTTACTATTTCTTTTCTTGGGTAAAGCACCATCTAAGCTCAATTGTTGTGTAACCCTGAAAgtcttaattgtttttttttttttttttttaagttgttaaATGCAATTATCTGGCAATAGGTTTTAGTCATTTTCCTATGAGAAGTACAAttatatacagtcaacctcggttatCTGGTGTATAACTGCACCTTCACTTAAATCgacagacagtcttggtcccgGATTTTCTTCATATAAAATACGTGCATAACTCGACATTCATTTTacgtgactgacctctgactggaagCGGATCGTTCATAAATTCacctaccaagtgcagctggttacagaatcagttcacaatgagtgagaagcaaaaaatgagttCTAGTTCAATTGGCGTAAAGCTCGGGTtattcgggataacaagcttgtcagcagaactttcaaagcgtgTGTTTCTGCATgcgaaacaatcgacaatgcccgatttctgtgtgaaactgtagtttgttatttttgttcaccgagttaattctgtataatgtacatttgttaacttgcTATTTAAGCTGTCAAATTAAacagtacaagccaataactAAGAATGAACAGTTTGTGCACAGTTTATGGTTAgattgttttcgtaaaaataacgctgtagttattttattaattcttatttcaatcgaactatgagttgtaccgagtttgtacagtactgtatactgtaattgattcattcactgcagtgctttcaactgttttcatagacatttaactaaaaataaacttgtaaatacctTGGATTTCTGTTACTtacatgcatgttaatgccatggctcatgtgcacccgtggttaactcaACACCTTGGCTAAGTCAGCACTAAATGGCATCCCAGTGAGATGTCGAGATAACTGAGGTTGactatatatttctttatttatatatttgttccaGCAGTGAAGTGAATTCTATGACTTTGAATATTTGTGGTTTGTAAAGGTGTAATCaaacagtactttttaaaaaataatttgtgctttttttccccctccagaCACTCTGACATTGTACTACATTAATCCGAACGGCACTGAAAGTTTAGTTCCATTGATAAAGAAAGGAATTGCCTGGTGGACAGACAAGAATGTGAAATTTAGAAACCCAGGTGGAAGTAACTTTAACCTAACGGCTGTTTTCCAAGGTAGTTATTCTGTCTAGTAATAATGTAATTTACTTGGCATTGAAGTTAGTTCTTTCTGGGCCATTAATCCAATGCATTTTTCTATAGGTACCTCCAAGCCTGTGAACTGGCGAAAGCCTGTGTATGAGCTGGACACAGACCCTGAGAACAACGGGTTTATCAACGAGGACTTCATTGTGTGGATGCGCACTGCTGCCCTGCCCACCTTCCGCAAACTCTACCGTCTGAttgagaagaaaaacaacatgatACCAACCCTGCAACGTGGAAACTACACCCTGGAGATCACCTACAGTATCCTTTCAATCAAAATCACATGGGAAAGATGGGAATGAAATCTAGAATTCATTTAAGGGCATATGTAATCCACACCGgataacaaacacaaacaaacagtttatttCTAATTGGTTAAAAGGGATTCCATTGACCTTACATGGCTTGGGTCTAGTAGCACTATATTGGTATATTGGGTGTTCTGTCTATTAAGGGTTTGATTGATAACTTTTGCTTGTCATACTTTGGAACAGACTACCTTGTAAAATAAAGAAAGCTAAGTAAGAAGCCGCTAAAAGACTTCTTCTTAATCAGGCATTTGCCTGATAGGATAGGATTCTTCAAGTGTTTTcagaaatattaaaacacacgtagatgaaggcaacaaacagtgcttagaatcccgTCTCGTTGTCATGCGAACAGTCTGTTAGTatatataataaagaaaaaaaagtgtctctgtgtttatatgtatatgtttatatctacatgccatagagtttaaacattcataaaaatgtaccaaaatgcacatccctggagtttcttagcctttgtgttaaaatgtacatttgatGGATGGGATGCAACATTTTGGCTATGTGTGTTTCAGAaacgcatgaacagaaaagctagcgcaACCTCTGATAGTATAATACTGTGCAAAACCGTTACCCAGAACTGAGAGAGTCCGCAGTTCATCTGTGCTGTACATTATTGATCTGGTGCATGTCAGATGGAGGCCAGCCATGTCTACACAGTAGTTAAACCCTTTTAAAGCAATTAGACTATTTTTGAGTATTGATTTTGAACACAGAGAGTATGTATGCAGCTATACCCCCAGAGCCCTATAGAATAGTTGCTGCAGCAGTCGTCCTTGTATTCCCACAGTTTAAACATTGTGCCTcgtgacttaagtgtcattatTTGCCAACTGGCGCCAGATGCAGTGGATTTGTGCTTTAGACCCTGGTCCACTTGGTCAGTTGTGCGCAGTGTGGGGCGCGGAGAGTCAATAAGGGGGGCACGACGATGACTAAAGATGCATTTCTgtaaaaaatgtagttttttttcttcattttttgaaaaaaaaggatagacatttttaaatacagaaatgatGGCTAATTCGTCCAagttattacctttcaaatgagccgttgacgatcaCGCTAGTGCTTGTAGATCCGGAGAAattgtttgaagtggcgagtgtcggtgaaactgcagtgaacagagctgaAATgcgaagtgtaaaaaaaaaaaaaaaaacaccaccacgaATATTTTAATGTAAGTTGTGTATTTTTTCCTAGGTTTAACCAAAAAAAGTTCTGATTTAGTAGGGGTATGCCGATTCACACGGTGAACGGTGATATTTTTCTTGATGGTACGATTACTGATACGCTGTTTTTTCTTAAGTAAAATTTGATCTGCTAATATAAACATGCGCAGGCATTAATTTGTGTCTACACTGATAATTTGctaatattatttattagcatgtaGTCTAGCAGCCTCACCTACCATTCACTGTGTTGAGGATGTTTTTGTCAAGTCCGCTGGCAGCTGAGTGAAATGGAAGCTGAGCGGAAGCGGGTTATTAATGTTGATGATcgctaaaatgcaaaaaataaataacttctaaagattttttttagggGTTGGGCGCATTGGCACTGGTAACACAAaaaagctgcctctcccttttaaaaccatgtgtcaatatttataaatgcgcaacaaaatgtatgctaattGAGGGGGGCGGCATGTAAAAAGTTTGTGCACTACTGCACTAGGTAAAGGATTGTGTGACAAGTGAGTCAATATATTTACATAGAAGTAAAGGAAAAGGCAAATTAACAGGCTGGGTTTGTGTGAGGCGCTGTTCAGGAAATAATTCATTGGTTAATTTatacagtatggttaatttataaacagtttggttatttttttaagatggttaatttacGAACAGTGTTGTTAATTCATAAATAGcatggttaatttattttcaagatgGTTAATCTTGAAGTGTGGTTGGGACATTAAATGGCACTGTGAAGGACACCCTTGGGGTCCTTACTGTCATACCCTATACGTAgattttggaggttctgctacggcGCTACGTCGAAGGGGTATAATACTACGCCATGCGTAATACCATGCGTGTTTTCCTTTTTATCTTTTATGAATTAGttgttcttaatactgtatttcgttgacagtttattgtggcattttaactgacatactaaaatcGCTGAGCTGAATCTCACATCTACTGTGAATAGTTTCTCTATGAAACATGCTGGGCGTCATGACTGTATAATAGGAGGTGCCGTTAGGGACAAAAAAGGACGTTTAAAATTGTGTGCTGCGCTGCACAGTCTGCAGAATGCGTTTCTCTAGAAGCTGTGTGTGACATCAGACAGACAGCAGCCACAAACAGCCGGTGCAGCAAGTTCTGTGACTGGGATACGAGAACGCAACCAATGATAGCAAGACGACGTTTGCGCAACAGTTTCTAAaggacagcaatcatcctatgtctAAACCTTTTATACTCTTAAGGATGTTCATCtataatccagcattttctaagcttttctagaattaggttctgcattatcatgtTGAAATTTCTAGCTCCTTGTAGACAATACTTTTATAGAATCAAAAGGTATGAATACCTTTTGAATTAGAATTTTTTgagttttccaaaaaaaaacggaaataaatatttgtagacatctgtttcttgtaacttttttttcttttcatcatccacaaagcaaaacttttgctacaaaagatttttcctaaaattatttgtttttgagaaatttctagaaattatacattttcattggggtatgtaaacttttgactacaattgCATATTTACACTGcactactattgtggggctgtcataataa
This sequence is a window from Acipenser ruthenus chromosome 6, fAciRut3.2 maternal haplotype, whole genome shotgun sequence. Protein-coding genes within it:
- the LOC117411362 gene encoding cell cycle control protein 50A-like, coding for MMASSYNAKEEDGQLSGAAGSGGVGAGKSKKPDNTAFKQQRLPAWQPILTAGTVLPAFFVIGLIFIPIGIGLFVTSNNIKEFEIDYTGIDPASECYNCSQTLTWNSTKPCICKVPFTLEQSFESDVFMYYGLSNFYQNHRRYVKSRDDSQLNGDTSSLTSPSKECEPYRTSDNKPIAPCGAIANSLFNDTLTLYYINPNGTESLVPLIKKGIAWWTDKNVKFRNPGGSNFNLTAVFQGTSKPVNWRKPVYELDTDPENNGFINEDFIVWMRTAALPTFRKLYRLIEKKNNMIPTLQRGNYTLEITYNYPVRRFDGRKRMILSTISWMGGKNPFLGIAYITVGSVCFFLGVVLLIIHQKYGNRNNSAEIPN